A stretch of the Clavibacter sp. B3I6 genome encodes the following:
- a CDS encoding NADPH-dependent F420 reductase, whose translation MTTIGIIGAGLIGSQLARLSTSTGHDVVIANSRGPETLTDLIDELGDRARAATVEEVAEAGEIVVVTIPLKAIDTVPVAPLAGKIVIDTDNYYPERDGHIAELDDETTTTAEMLQSRLPESKVVKAFNHIYAADLVEHGQAAGTPGRRALVIAGDDADAKATVTALIDSFGYDVVDAGPLAEGWRIQRDTPGYGPRLDADGLRTALAEAKRYRDMP comes from the coding sequence ATGACCACCATCGGAATCATCGGCGCCGGGCTCATCGGCAGCCAGCTCGCCCGCCTGTCCACCTCCACCGGCCACGACGTCGTCATCGCGAACTCCCGCGGCCCGGAGACCCTCACCGACCTGATCGACGAGCTGGGCGACCGCGCCCGGGCCGCCACCGTCGAGGAGGTCGCCGAGGCCGGCGAGATCGTCGTCGTGACGATCCCGCTGAAGGCCATCGACACCGTGCCGGTCGCGCCCCTCGCCGGCAAGATCGTGATCGACACCGACAACTACTACCCGGAGCGCGACGGCCACATCGCCGAGCTCGACGACGAGACCACGACCACCGCGGAGATGCTGCAGAGCCGCCTCCCCGAGTCGAAGGTCGTCAAGGCGTTCAACCACATCTACGCGGCCGACCTCGTCGAGCACGGCCAGGCCGCCGGCACGCCCGGCCGGCGCGCGCTCGTGATCGCGGGCGACGACGCCGACGCCAAGGCGACGGTCACCGCGCTCATCGACTCGTTCGGCTACGACGTCGTCGACGCCGGCCCGCTCGCGGAGGGCTGGCGCATCCAGCGCGACACCCCCGGCTACGGCCCGCGCCTCGACGCGGACGGCCTCCGCACCGCCCTCGCGGAGGCGAAGCGCTACCGCGACATGCCGTAG
- a CDS encoding crotonase/enoyl-CoA hydratase family protein produces MTDDARTASAPDPAVPAADGDAPRVRVERRGHLLLIGLDRPAKRNAADMRMLRELASAYGLLARDPELRVGVVHAIGDHFTGGLDLADVAPHIGRGPGGGLDAVPEDGVDPWQMSGPAVGKPVVLAVQGTCLTLGVELALASDVVVAAAGTRFGQIEVARGILPFGGATLRFPATAGWGDAMRWMLTGDLFDAEEARRMRIVQVVVPDGEQLEAAVGIAERIAAQAPLAVQATLRNARAALREGHDAAAAALPAELVRLAGSEDAARGMRAAATRAPAEFVGR; encoded by the coding sequence GTGACCGACGACGCCCGCACCGCATCCGCCCCCGATCCCGCCGTCCCGGCCGCCGACGGCGACGCGCCGCGCGTGCGCGTCGAGCGCCGGGGCCACCTGCTGCTCATCGGCCTCGACCGGCCCGCCAAGCGCAACGCCGCCGACATGCGGATGCTCCGCGAGCTCGCGAGCGCCTACGGCCTGCTCGCGCGCGACCCGGAGCTGCGCGTCGGCGTCGTGCACGCGATCGGCGACCACTTCACGGGCGGGCTCGACCTCGCCGACGTCGCGCCGCACATCGGCCGGGGTCCCGGCGGCGGCCTCGACGCGGTGCCGGAGGACGGCGTCGACCCGTGGCAGATGAGCGGGCCCGCGGTCGGCAAGCCGGTCGTCCTCGCCGTGCAGGGCACGTGCCTCACGCTCGGCGTCGAGCTGGCGCTCGCGAGCGACGTCGTCGTGGCGGCCGCGGGCACGCGCTTCGGGCAGATCGAGGTCGCGCGCGGGATCCTGCCCTTCGGCGGCGCGACCCTCCGCTTCCCCGCGACAGCCGGCTGGGGCGACGCCATGCGGTGGATGCTCACGGGCGACCTCTTCGACGCCGAGGAGGCCAGGCGGATGCGCATCGTGCAGGTCGTCGTGCCCGACGGCGAGCAGCTCGAGGCCGCCGTCGGGATCGCCGAGCGCATCGCCGCGCAGGCGCCGCTCGCCGTCCAGGCGACCCTCCGGAACGCCCGCGCCGCCCTCCGCGAGGGGCACGACGCCGCGGCCGCCGCGCTCCCCGCGGAGCTCGTGCGGCTGGCCGGATCCGAGGACGCGGCCCGCGGCATGCGCGCGGCGGCGACGCGCGCGCCGGCGGAGTTCGTCGGCCGCTGA
- a CDS encoding PspA/IM30 family protein, which produces MSKQSILGRIAQLAKANINNLIDQAEDPQLMLDQMVRDYTESIREAESAVAQTIGNLRMIEEDHREDVQAAGDWGRKALAASQKADEYRNSGNTANADKFDALARVALQRQMQSESEAKGAEPTIASQTEVVEKLKQGLDTMRNKLQELSSKRNELNARQKTVQAQAQVQDAMKSIDIMDPTSEVSRFEQKIRREEARVRGAEELQASSLDAQFEELEDLGELTEVEARLAALKSGGSAPKQVTSGE; this is translated from the coding sequence ATGTCCAAGCAGTCCATCCTCGGCCGCATCGCCCAGCTCGCGAAGGCCAACATCAACAACCTCATCGACCAGGCCGAGGACCCGCAGCTCATGCTGGACCAGATGGTCCGCGACTACACGGAGAGCATCCGCGAGGCCGAGAGCGCCGTCGCGCAGACCATCGGCAACCTCCGCATGATCGAGGAGGACCACCGCGAGGACGTCCAGGCGGCCGGCGACTGGGGTCGCAAGGCCCTCGCCGCGAGCCAGAAGGCGGACGAGTACCGCAACTCGGGCAACACCGCGAACGCCGACAAGTTCGACGCGCTCGCCCGCGTCGCGCTGCAGCGCCAGATGCAGTCGGAGAGCGAGGCGAAGGGCGCCGAGCCGACCATCGCGTCGCAGACCGAGGTCGTCGAGAAGCTCAAGCAGGGCCTCGACACCATGCGGAACAAGCTCCAGGAGCTGTCCTCCAAGCGGAACGAGCTCAACGCCCGCCAGAAGACGGTCCAGGCGCAGGCGCAGGTCCAGGACGCCATGAAGAGCATCGACATCATGGACCCGACCAGCGAGGTCAGCCGCTTCGAGCAGAAGATCCGCCGCGAGGAGGCCCGCGTCCGCGGCGCCGAGGAGCTGCAGGCCTCGAGCCTCGACGCGCAGTTCGAGGAGCTCGAGGACCTCGGCGAGCTCACCGAGGTCGAGGCCCGCCTCGCCGCGCTGAAGTCCGGCGGATCCGCGCCGAAGCAGGTCACGTCGGGCGAGTAG
- a CDS encoding NAD(P)/FAD-dependent oxidoreductase, protein MTSYDLIVIGAGPVGENVADRAKQGGLSVLVVESELVGGECSYWACMPSKALLRSGSALRAARAVAGSREAVTGELDVAAVLKRRDSFTSSWSDEGQVSWLEGIGIDLARGHGRISGPRRVTVTAPDGSVTEHEATHAVAVSTGTAALLPDIPGLAEAEPWTSREATSAEIVPASLVVIGGGVVAAEMATAYASLGSAVTLVARSGLLGGQEPFAGELVGDGLRGMGVDVRLGASPSRVTRDGDEVTVELSDGSSVTAAEVLVATGRTPRTDDLGLETVGLEPGAYLDVDDTLLVTGAVNAETPWLYSVGDVNHRALLTHQGKYQARAAGEVIAARATGGTVDDAPWGVHVATADHRAVPQVTFTDPEVASVGLTAKAAEDAGLRTRVVDYDLGAVAGSSLHADGYAGQARMVVDEDRGVIVGATFVGPDVAELLHSATIAVVGEVPLTRLWHAVPSYPTISEVWLRLLETYGRPTA, encoded by the coding sequence ATGACCTCCTACGACCTCATCGTCATCGGTGCCGGCCCCGTCGGCGAGAACGTCGCCGACCGCGCGAAGCAGGGCGGGCTCTCGGTGCTCGTCGTCGAGTCCGAGCTCGTCGGGGGCGAGTGCTCCTACTGGGCCTGCATGCCCAGCAAGGCGCTGCTCCGCTCCGGCAGCGCCCTCCGCGCGGCGCGCGCCGTCGCCGGATCCCGGGAGGCGGTCACGGGCGAGCTCGACGTCGCCGCGGTGCTGAAGCGCCGCGACTCCTTCACGAGCTCCTGGTCCGACGAGGGGCAGGTGAGCTGGCTCGAGGGCATCGGCATCGACCTCGCGCGCGGGCACGGGCGCATCTCCGGGCCGCGCCGGGTCACCGTCACCGCGCCCGACGGATCCGTCACCGAGCACGAGGCGACCCACGCCGTCGCCGTGAGCACCGGCACCGCGGCGCTCCTCCCCGACATCCCCGGCCTCGCCGAGGCCGAGCCCTGGACCAGCCGCGAGGCGACCAGCGCCGAGATCGTGCCCGCCTCGCTCGTCGTCATCGGCGGCGGCGTCGTCGCCGCCGAGATGGCCACCGCCTACGCGTCGCTCGGCAGCGCCGTCACCCTCGTCGCCCGCAGCGGACTCCTCGGCGGGCAGGAGCCCTTCGCGGGCGAGCTCGTCGGCGACGGCCTCCGCGGGATGGGCGTCGACGTGCGCCTGGGCGCCTCGCCCTCCCGGGTCACACGCGACGGCGACGAGGTGACCGTGGAGCTGTCCGACGGATCCTCCGTCACGGCCGCCGAGGTGCTCGTCGCGACCGGCCGCACCCCGCGCACCGACGACCTGGGGCTCGAGACGGTGGGCCTCGAGCCCGGGGCCTACCTCGACGTGGACGACACCCTGCTCGTCACCGGCGCCGTGAACGCCGAGACGCCGTGGCTGTACAGCGTCGGCGACGTCAACCACCGCGCGCTCCTCACGCACCAGGGCAAGTACCAGGCCCGCGCGGCCGGCGAGGTCATCGCCGCGCGCGCGACCGGCGGCACCGTGGACGACGCGCCCTGGGGTGTCCACGTCGCCACCGCCGACCACCGGGCCGTCCCGCAGGTCACCTTCACGGATCCGGAGGTCGCGAGCGTCGGCCTCACCGCGAAGGCGGCCGAGGACGCCGGGCTCCGCACGCGCGTGGTCGACTACGACCTCGGCGCGGTCGCGGGCTCCAGCCTCCACGCGGACGGCTACGCGGGCCAGGCGCGCATGGTGGTGGACGAGGACCGCGGCGTCATCGTCGGCGCCACCTTCGTCGGCCCGGACGTGGCCGAGCTCCTGCACTCCGCGACCATCGCGGTCGTCGGCGAGGTGCCGCTGACGCGCCTCTGGCACGCGGTCCCCTCCTACCCCACCATCAGCGAGGTGTGGCTCCGCCTGCTCGAGACGTACGGGCGGCCGACCGCGTGA
- a CDS encoding arginase family protein — MPASFVVVPQWQGSGSSRAMRLADGAEAIRGDLPASATRVVEVPVEAGESLGTGIDRFASLLAVRTRQAAALEAASASATGTIVTIGGDCGVELASIAHAARAHPGLAVVWLDAHADLNTPASSPSGAFHGMVLRAVLGEGVDGLVLPVGTVTADRVVLAGVRALDDAESDHADAQGIARLGVDAVGPDALVAAVRATGATDVYVHVDLDVLDPGGMSGVGYPEPFGLEVQAVTESIKALRRSFELAGAGVTEFAPSSPGAAVEDMGTILRIIGALTGPV; from the coding sequence GTGCCCGCCTCCTTCGTCGTCGTCCCCCAATGGCAGGGCTCGGGCTCGTCCCGCGCCATGAGGCTCGCGGACGGGGCGGAGGCGATCCGGGGAGACCTGCCCGCGTCCGCCACGCGCGTCGTCGAGGTGCCCGTCGAGGCGGGCGAGTCGCTCGGCACGGGGATCGACCGCTTCGCGTCGCTGCTGGCCGTGCGCACGCGTCAGGCGGCGGCGCTCGAGGCGGCCTCCGCGTCCGCGACCGGGACGATCGTGACCATCGGCGGCGACTGCGGCGTGGAGCTCGCCTCCATCGCCCACGCGGCGCGCGCGCATCCGGGCCTCGCGGTGGTCTGGCTCGACGCGCACGCCGACCTCAACACCCCCGCGAGCTCGCCGTCCGGCGCCTTCCACGGCATGGTGCTCCGCGCCGTCCTCGGCGAGGGCGTCGACGGGCTCGTGCTGCCGGTCGGCACGGTCACGGCCGACCGCGTCGTGCTCGCCGGGGTGCGCGCGCTCGACGACGCGGAGTCCGACCACGCCGACGCGCAGGGCATCGCCCGGCTGGGCGTCGACGCCGTGGGGCCGGACGCGCTCGTCGCCGCCGTCCGGGCGACCGGGGCGACCGACGTCTACGTGCACGTGGACCTCGACGTGCTCGACCCGGGAGGCATGTCCGGCGTCGGCTACCCGGAGCCGTTCGGGCTCGAGGTTCAGGCGGTGACGGAGTCGATCAAGGCGCTGCGCCGGTCCTTCGAGCTCGCGGGCGCGGGTGTCACCGAGTTCGCGCCCTCCTCCCCCGGTGCCGCGGTGGAGGACATGGGCACGATCCTGCGCATCATCGGGGCGCTGACCGGCCCGGTCTGA
- a CDS encoding Fe-S oxidoreductase — MMRAGLGAVAGAVRGVLLDSPVSRAGSGVATAVGLAIGLPLSTGEVRRHGHLIVLTGLPSWVFGRGGTCVGRVYLTRDNAGPDVLEHEAVHVVQWRRYGLLMPLLYWWAGRDPLRNRFEIEAGLEKGGYR; from the coding sequence GTGATGCGCGCGGGTCTCGGCGCCGTCGCGGGCGCCGTCCGCGGCGTCCTCCTGGACTCCCCCGTCTCGCGCGCTGGCAGCGGCGTCGCGACCGCGGTGGGCCTCGCGATCGGCCTGCCGCTCAGCACGGGCGAGGTGCGCCGCCACGGCCATCTCATCGTGCTGACGGGCCTGCCGTCGTGGGTGTTCGGCCGCGGCGGCACGTGCGTCGGCCGCGTGTACCTCACCCGCGACAACGCGGGTCCCGACGTGCTCGAGCACGAGGCCGTCCACGTCGTCCAGTGGCGGCGGTACGGGCTCCTCATGCCGCTGCTGTACTGGTGGGCGGGGCGGGATCCGCTCCGCAACCGGTTCGAGATCGAGGCGGGGCTGGAGAAGGGCGGGTACCGGTGA